A genomic stretch from Aedes albopictus strain Foshan chromosome 2, AalbF5, whole genome shotgun sequence includes:
- the LOC115269937 gene encoding uncharacterized protein LOC115269937 isoform X2, with the protein MEKRCPFAQINSNTKQSTKKRTPSGRRQGKENRACSEDAGSNARKSSRSKSSKKAEPPKSKAKITPKQLENKSAGDASRKSSLKKGQSTKKSEAKPPQTSPVQKRFPGSYLEATSDDDAYLEDCEESESVPGKTSNNGTIQTLRQLAVQRGVSLSGNKIQLQKRLQWYNRYNLNSSLIQHVVPVPPLDKAGFTENLRFVACDEVLQSSLKWLSVVEVFSYFQQRSARQGYRNGKLLKQAGFLRNISYAKV; encoded by the exons ATGGAAAAGAGGTGCCCTTTTGCTCAGATAAATAGCAACACCAAGCAATCAACGAAAAAACGTACACCTTCCGGACGACGACAAG GAAAAGAAAACCGGGCATGTTCCGAGGATGCCGGATCCAACGCACGTAAATCATCGCGATccaaatcctcgaaaaaagcggAACCCCCTAAATCCAAGGCTAAAATCACACCAAAGCAACTCGAAAACAAGTCTGCTGGAGATGCTAGCAGGAAAAGTTCATTGAAGAAAG GTCAATCCACCAAGAAATCTGAGGCCAAACCACCACAAACTTCACCGGTCCAAAAAAGATTCCCGGGCAGCTATCTAGAAGCAACATCAGATGACGATGCATACTTAGAAGATTGTGAAGAATCTGAAAGTGTTCCGG GCAAAACATCAAACAACGGTACTATACAAACGCTTCGACAACTTGCAGTTCAAAGGGGAGTTTCGTTATCGGGAAATAAAATACAGTTGCAAAAAAG GTTACAATGGTACAACAGGTATAATTTGAACTCATCACTTATTCAGCATGTCGTACCAGTTCCACCGTTGGATAAGGCAGGATTTACCGAAAATTTAAGATTTGTGGCTTGCGATGAAGTCCTACAAAGTTCATTAAAATGGCTAAGCGTGGTAGAAGTTTTTTCATACTTTCAGCAGCGCTCTGCACGACAAG
- the LOC115269937 gene encoding uncharacterized protein LOC115269937 isoform X4, with amino-acid sequence MEKRCPFAQINSNTKQSTKKRTPSGRRQGKENRACSEDAGSNARKSSRSKSSKKAEPPKSKAKITPKQLENKSAGDASRKSSLKKGQSTKKSEAKPPQTSPVQKRFPGSYLEATSDDDAYLEDCEESESVPGKTSNNGTIQTLRQLAVQRGVSLSGNKIQLQKRSTTKFIK; translated from the exons ATGGAAAAGAGGTGCCCTTTTGCTCAGATAAATAGCAACACCAAGCAATCAACGAAAAAACGTACACCTTCCGGACGACGACAAG GAAAAGAAAACCGGGCATGTTCCGAGGATGCCGGATCCAACGCACGTAAATCATCGCGATccaaatcctcgaaaaaagcggAACCCCCTAAATCCAAGGCTAAAATCACACCAAAGCAACTCGAAAACAAGTCTGCTGGAGATGCTAGCAGGAAAAGTTCATTGAAGAAAG GTCAATCCACCAAGAAATCTGAGGCCAAACCACCACAAACTTCACCGGTCCAAAAAAGATTCCCGGGCAGCTATCTAGAAGCAACATCAGATGACGATGCATACTTAGAAGATTGTGAAGAATCTGAAAGTGTTCCGG GCAAAACATCAAACAACGGTACTATACAAACGCTTCGACAACTTGCAGTTCAAAGGGGAGTTTCGTTATCGGGAAATAAAATACAGTTGCAAAAAAG